One segment of Moorella sp. E308F DNA contains the following:
- a CDS encoding FAD-dependent oxidoreductase, which translates to MPRVIVVGGGWAGCAAALAARQAGAEVILLERTDMLLGTGLVGGIMRNNGRFTAAEEMITLGGGRLFALCDSIARHRNIHFAGHRHAWLYDVARIEPLVRQALQEAGIDVRPLSRVTAVQVADNSLQAVRTEEGRTYHGEAFVDATGTAGPPANCRRYGNGCAMCIYRCPTFGGRVSLAALAGLKEYAALRRGGGRGALSGSCKLHKGSLAPWLVSELEEKGVAVLPVPPGLLAKGELLQRKACQQYALPDYAANVILLDTGHAKLMAPFFPLEALRRIAGLENARFEDPYAGGTGNSVRFLAMVPRDDTLQVRGLANVFCAGEKAGPFVGHTEAIVTGTLAGHNAVRLLTGRELLVLPSTLAVGDIIAYASRQVDKGDGLYQRFTFSGSVYFERMQNLELYTTDREVIRKRVADLAGIFSVPLLGRK; encoded by the coding sequence ATGCCCCGGGTAATCGTAGTGGGTGGAGGTTGGGCGGGCTGTGCGGCAGCCCTGGCTGCCCGCCAGGCAGGTGCGGAGGTAATCCTCCTGGAGCGGACGGATATGCTCCTGGGCACCGGCCTGGTGGGAGGGATTATGCGCAATAACGGCCGTTTTACGGCAGCGGAGGAAATGATTACCCTGGGCGGGGGGAGGTTGTTCGCGCTTTGCGACAGCATTGCCCGGCACCGCAATATCCATTTTGCTGGCCACCGTCATGCCTGGCTTTACGATGTAGCCCGCATTGAACCCCTGGTCCGGCAGGCTTTGCAGGAAGCCGGTATTGATGTACGCCCTTTAAGCCGGGTGACTGCCGTCCAGGTGGCGGACAACAGCCTCCAGGCCGTCCGTACCGAAGAGGGCCGGACTTACCACGGTGAGGCCTTTGTCGACGCTACCGGTACGGCGGGGCCGCCGGCCAACTGCCGCCGTTACGGCAATGGGTGTGCCATGTGCATCTACCGCTGCCCCACTTTTGGCGGCCGCGTGAGCCTGGCCGCCCTGGCTGGGTTAAAGGAATATGCGGCTTTGAGGCGGGGCGGCGGCCGCGGAGCCTTAAGCGGGTCCTGCAAGCTCCATAAAGGTTCCCTGGCTCCCTGGCTGGTGTCCGAACTGGAGGAAAAAGGAGTGGCCGTCCTGCCCGTGCCGCCCGGTTTGCTAGCTAAAGGCGAACTGCTTCAGCGCAAGGCCTGTCAGCAGTATGCCCTGCCCGACTATGCGGCCAACGTTATCCTCCTGGATACCGGTCACGCCAAGCTTATGGCTCCCTTTTTCCCCCTGGAAGCCCTGCGCCGGATAGCCGGCCTGGAAAACGCCCGCTTTGAAGATCCCTATGCCGGCGGCACCGGCAATTCGGTACGCTTCCTGGCCATGGTACCCCGGGACGATACTTTACAGGTACGGGGCCTGGCCAATGTTTTCTGTGCCGGGGAAAAGGCCGGTCCCTTTGTCGGCCATACCGAGGCCATTGTCACCGGGACTCTGGCCGGTCATAACGCTGTGCGCCTACTGACAGGGAGGGAACTCCTGGTTTTGCCTTCTACCCTGGCTGTAGGTGATATAATTGCCTATGCCAGCCGCCAGGTGGATAAGGGCGATGGGCTCTACCAGCGTTTTACCTTTTCCGGGTCCGTTTATTTTGAGCGCATGCAAAACCTGGAGCTCTACACTACCGACCGGGAGGTTATCAGGAAAAGGGTGGCTGACCTGGCCGGTATTTTTTCTGTACCGTTGTTAGGAAGGAAATAG
- a CDS encoding LysE family transporter, translating into MTAELLALFTTAFMVGLSGALMPGPLLTLAIEESTRRGASAGPLLVLGHGLLELLMLFLLLLGLGSFLAHPTVSRVVAVLGGAVLLWLGTGMILSVMAGQVQFTLPGDKDNLPALPPRPVLRTVTAGGLISLANPYWLLWWATIGAAFVAQAARLGAGGVALFFSGHILSDLGWYSLVAAGIAAGRRVISQRAYRYLILACGLFLLVLGVLFIAAGYRGRISL; encoded by the coding sequence TTGACTGCAGAATTGCTGGCCCTGTTCACTACCGCCTTTATGGTAGGGCTTTCCGGCGCCCTGATGCCAGGACCGTTATTGACCCTGGCCATCGAAGAAAGTACCCGGCGGGGAGCCAGCGCCGGCCCTCTCCTGGTCCTGGGTCACGGCCTCCTGGAATTACTCATGCTGTTCCTGCTTCTTCTCGGCCTGGGCAGTTTCCTGGCCCATCCCACGGTTAGCAGGGTAGTAGCCGTCCTGGGAGGGGCGGTATTGCTCTGGTTGGGGACAGGCATGATCCTTAGCGTCATGGCCGGCCAGGTCCAGTTTACCTTGCCGGGAGATAAAGATAATCTCCCGGCCCTGCCGCCGCGGCCGGTTTTACGTACAGTAACCGCCGGCGGTTTAATCAGCCTGGCCAACCCCTACTGGTTGCTCTGGTGGGCAACCATCGGCGCCGCCTTTGTCGCCCAGGCGGCCCGTCTTGGTGCCGGTGGGGTAGCTCTCTTTTTTAGCGGCCATATTTTATCAGACCTGGGCTGGTACTCGCTGGTTGCTGCCGGAATAGCCGCCGGACGCCGCGTTATCAGCCAGCGGGCCTACCGGTATTTAATCCTGGCCTGCGGGTTGTTCCTGCTGGTTTTAGGTGTCCTCTTTATTGCGGCCGGTTACCGCGGCCGGATCAGCCTGTAA
- a CDS encoding histidinol-phosphatase HisJ family protein, giving the protein MPADYHIHGLAHVGPPHTVERLLPYVEAAKATGLTEIGFADHDRYLEGLDFNVFPELERVTGMPVRAGLEVDFRPGKDHRRELAGRPWDYLIGSVHAIGDWDFDRPGQEAGFTAWDIDELYITYFDLVARAAATGLFQIIGHLDLIKIYGHRPRRPVLELAEPALKVIAGSGAAMEINTAGLFKPVGEIYPARELLERAFSLNIPVTIGSDAHAPGEVARERQRARELLRRVGYTCLATFCRREMATEPID; this is encoded by the coding sequence ATGCCGGCTGACTACCATATTCACGGGCTGGCCCATGTGGGGCCGCCCCATACCGTCGAACGCCTTTTACCATACGTAGAAGCAGCTAAGGCTACCGGCCTTACGGAAATAGGTTTTGCCGACCACGACCGCTACCTGGAAGGCCTCGATTTCAACGTCTTTCCTGAGCTGGAGCGGGTAACCGGGATGCCCGTCCGCGCCGGGCTGGAGGTGGACTTCCGACCCGGCAAAGACCACCGCCGGGAACTGGCCGGCCGCCCCTGGGATTACCTCATTGGCTCGGTCCATGCCATCGGTGACTGGGATTTCGACCGCCCGGGCCAGGAGGCGGGCTTTACCGCCTGGGATATAGACGAGCTTTATATCACCTACTTCGACCTGGTGGCCCGGGCTGCGGCAACGGGCCTCTTCCAGATCATCGGCCACCTGGACCTGATTAAAATTTACGGCCACCGGCCCCGGAGGCCGGTCCTGGAGCTGGCCGAACCGGCGTTAAAGGTGATTGCAGGGAGTGGTGCGGCTATGGAAATAAATACTGCCGGCTTATTTAAGCCGGTGGGGGAGATTTACCCGGCCCGGGAACTGTTGGAGCGGGCCTTCAGCCTCAATATCCCCGTAACCATCGGGTCGGATGCCCACGCTCCCGGCGAGGTGGCCCGAGAACGACAACGGGCGCGGGAGCTCCTGCGCCGGGTTGGTTATACCTGCCTGGCCACTTTCTGCCGCCGGGAGATGGCGACGGAACCTATAGACTAG
- a CDS encoding hydrogenase iron-sulfur subunit, whose amino-acid sequence MSVAAEVKGWEPKIVAFCCHWCAYAGADLAGLNRLQYPANARIVRVPCSGRVNPQFVLRAFQRGADGVLVAGUHPGDCHYVSGNYFTRRRFLLMQRVLQFMGLEPERFQARWVSGSEGPRFAEIITQMTEDIRALGPNRKLRDGA is encoded by the coding sequence ATGTCTGTAGCGGCCGAAGTCAAAGGCTGGGAGCCCAAGATTGTCGCCTTTTGCTGCCACTGGTGCGCCTATGCCGGTGCCGACCTGGCGGGCCTTAACCGCCTGCAGTACCCGGCCAATGCCCGGATCGTGCGGGTGCCCTGTTCCGGCCGGGTCAATCCCCAGTTTGTCCTGCGGGCCTTCCAGCGCGGTGCCGACGGCGTGCTGGTAGCCGGCTGACACCCCGGCGACTGCCACTATGTTAGTGGCAATTACTTCACCCGCCGCCGTTTCCTCCTCATGCAGCGGGTCTTGCAGTTCATGGGCCTGGAGCCGGAGCGTTTCCAGGCACGCTGGGTGTCGGGTTCCGAGGGACCCCGCTTTGCCGAGATAATCACCCAGATGACGGAGGACATCCGGGCTCTGGGGCCCAACAGAAAGCTGAGGGATGGCGCATGA
- a CDS encoding 4Fe-4S dicluster domain-containing protein has product MLKIAKEKLPELLQAWAAGAKVFVPQEKGGVSVFLPWEGQGKLTLGEGNTLEPPKDLFFPRTETMYRYQVQGKEASLTEVPPLEEKRVLVGIRSCDARSLLIMDDVFLTRGYVDEFYRQRRENTRVVALACSEASPTCFCTSFGIDPGRAEGVDVQMWPVAEGYLLEALTPAGQELLGQGSSLLQEAGSENIPAAARTSLAVEVSGVTEKLQGMFEHPYWTAVSRKCLGCGACTYLCPTCHCFDIQGENRGNSGYKFRCWDSCMFSEYTRMAGGHNPRPSKKERLRNRFLHKLQYFPERYGKFACVGCGRCLDRCPVNVDITRVIREVKEVTL; this is encoded by the coding sequence ATGTTAAAAATTGCCAAAGAAAAATTACCCGAACTTTTGCAGGCCTGGGCTGCAGGAGCTAAAGTTTTTGTTCCCCAGGAAAAAGGCGGGGTAAGCGTTTTCCTGCCCTGGGAGGGTCAGGGGAAGCTTACCCTGGGGGAGGGCAATACCCTGGAGCCCCCCAAGGATCTCTTCTTCCCCCGGACCGAAACCATGTACCGTTACCAGGTGCAGGGGAAAGAGGCAAGCCTAACGGAGGTCCCCCCCCTGGAGGAAAAGCGGGTGCTGGTGGGTATCCGTTCCTGCGATGCCCGCAGCCTCCTGATTATGGACGATGTTTTCTTGACCCGCGGGTATGTAGATGAATTTTACCGCCAGCGGCGGGAAAATACCCGCGTGGTAGCCCTGGCCTGTAGTGAAGCCAGCCCCACCTGCTTCTGCACATCCTTTGGTATTGATCCCGGGCGGGCAGAAGGGGTCGATGTCCAGATGTGGCCTGTCGCCGAAGGGTACCTCCTGGAAGCCCTCACCCCGGCAGGCCAGGAACTGCTGGGCCAAGGTTCTTCCCTCCTGCAGGAGGCCGGCTCCGAGAATATACCGGCAGCAGCCAGAACAAGCCTGGCAGTAGAGGTAAGCGGGGTAACGGAAAAACTGCAGGGAATGTTTGAGCACCCCTACTGGACGGCCGTCAGCCGCAAGTGCCTGGGCTGCGGCGCCTGCACTTACCTCTGTCCCACCTGCCACTGCTTCGACATCCAGGGCGAAAACCGGGGCAACAGCGGCTACAAATTCCGCTGCTGGGATTCCTGCATGTTCTCGGAATATACCCGTATGGCCGGCGGCCACAACCCGCGGCCGTCGAAAAAGGAGCGCTTGCGCAACCGCTTCCTGCATAAGCTCCAGTATTTTCCGGAACGCTACGGCAAGTTCGCATGTGTGGGCTGCGGCCGCTGCCTGGATCGCTGCCCGGTGAATGTCGACATTACCCGGGTAATCCGTGAGGTCAAGGAGGTGACCCTGTAA
- a CDS encoding CoB--CoM heterodisulfide reductase iron-sulfur subunit A family protein, producing MKRIGVFVCHCGTNIAAVVDVKKVAEAARSFPDVVYATNYQYMCSDPGQELIRKAIKEQRLDRVVVASCSPRLHEPTFRKTCESAGVNPYLFEMANIREQCAWVHAKDKEGATLKAIDLVRAAVAKVRRNVPLSAGTISITKRALVIGAGIAGMQAALDIADAGYEVMLLDREPTIGGNMVKLDKTFPTLDCSAUISTPKMVAAAQHPNIQLMTYAEVENVAGYVGNFEVTIRKKARSVDPVKCTGCGTCWEKCPTRVDSEFDLGLGKRKAIYLPFPQAVPAVPVIDREHCRQFTKGKCGVCQKVCPAKAIDYEQQDEVITEKFGAIVVATGYDLFKWEEVYGEYGYGKYPDVITGMHFERLNNASGPTGGKIVRPSDGKEPKTVVFIKCVGSRDEAKGKSYCSRACCMYTAKHAHQVLEKIPESQAIVFYMDIRTPGKAYEEFLQRTVHEGAVYVRGRVSRVFQEGDKLIVRGEDTLLGRQVEVAADMVVLATAMVPSEGWEQVAKMLGLQVDKDGFFQEAHPKLRPVETFTAGVFLAGACQGPKDIPDTVSQASAAAVKVCQLFAKDEMATDPMIAAVDESICAGCAMCEPICPYKAISMKTITERVAGRQVSRRVAAVNSGLCQGCGACSVACPSSAMNLKGFTNEQILAEVDAVCL from the coding sequence ATGAAGCGTATTGGCGTCTTTGTCTGCCATTGCGGTACCAACATTGCTGCGGTAGTTGATGTCAAAAAGGTGGCCGAGGCCGCCAGGAGTTTTCCCGACGTGGTTTATGCCACCAATTACCAGTATATGTGCTCCGATCCGGGGCAGGAACTAATTCGCAAGGCCATTAAAGAACAGCGCCTGGACCGGGTGGTTGTTGCTTCCTGCTCGCCCCGGCTTCATGAACCCACCTTCAGGAAAACTTGTGAAAGCGCCGGGGTAAATCCTTACCTCTTTGAAATGGCCAACATCCGCGAGCAATGCGCCTGGGTCCATGCTAAAGATAAGGAAGGAGCAACACTAAAGGCCATTGACCTGGTGCGGGCGGCCGTGGCCAAAGTCCGCCGCAATGTTCCCCTCTCTGCCGGTACCATTTCCATTACCAAGAGGGCGCTGGTCATTGGCGCCGGTATTGCCGGCATGCAGGCGGCCCTGGATATCGCCGATGCCGGTTATGAAGTCATGCTCCTGGACCGCGAGCCGACCATTGGCGGCAACATGGTCAAGCTGGACAAGACCTTCCCGACCCTGGACTGTTCTGCTTGAATAAGCACGCCGAAAATGGTTGCTGCGGCGCAGCACCCTAACATTCAATTAATGACCTATGCGGAAGTAGAGAATGTCGCCGGCTATGTGGGCAATTTTGAAGTAACGATCCGCAAGAAAGCCCGGTCGGTGGACCCTGTAAAGTGTACCGGCTGCGGTACCTGCTGGGAGAAGTGCCCCACCAGGGTGGACAGCGAGTTTGACCTGGGTTTAGGCAAGCGCAAGGCCATTTACCTGCCCTTCCCCCAGGCGGTGCCGGCGGTGCCGGTTATCGACCGTGAGCACTGCCGCCAGTTTACGAAGGGTAAATGCGGTGTTTGCCAGAAGGTCTGCCCGGCCAAAGCCATAGATTACGAGCAGCAGGATGAAGTTATCACCGAAAAATTCGGGGCCATTGTCGTGGCTACCGGCTATGACCTCTTTAAATGGGAAGAGGTTTACGGTGAGTACGGCTACGGCAAATACCCCGATGTCATAACAGGCATGCACTTTGAACGCCTGAACAATGCCTCCGGGCCTACGGGCGGCAAGATTGTCCGGCCCTCGGACGGCAAAGAACCCAAAACGGTAGTTTTCATTAAATGTGTTGGTTCCCGGGATGAGGCCAAGGGTAAAAGTTACTGCTCCCGGGCCTGCTGCATGTACACGGCCAAGCACGCCCACCAGGTGCTGGAGAAGATCCCCGAATCCCAGGCCATTGTCTTCTATATGGATATCCGCACCCCCGGCAAGGCTTATGAGGAGTTTCTCCAGCGTACTGTCCATGAAGGGGCCGTCTATGTCCGGGGCCGGGTGAGCCGCGTCTTCCAGGAGGGGGACAAGCTCATCGTCCGCGGTGAGGATACTTTACTCGGCCGCCAGGTGGAGGTGGCGGCCGACATGGTCGTCCTGGCTACGGCCATGGTACCCAGCGAAGGATGGGAGCAGGTAGCCAAGATGCTGGGTCTGCAGGTAGATAAAGATGGCTTCTTCCAGGAGGCCCACCCGAAACTCAGACCGGTGGAAACCTTTACGGCCGGCGTCTTCCTGGCCGGGGCCTGCCAGGGACCCAAGGATATCCCTGACACAGTATCCCAGGCCAGCGCTGCGGCTGTTAAGGTCTGCCAGCTCTTCGCTAAAGATGAAATGGCCACCGACCCCATGATTGCGGCGGTGGATGAAAGCATCTGCGCCGGGTGTGCCATGTGCGAGCCGATCTGCCCCTACAAGGCCATTTCCATGAAGACCATTACTGAACGGGTGGCCGGCAGGCAGGTGAGCCGCCGGGTGGCAGCGGTCAACAGCGGCCTCTGCCAGGGTTGCGGCGCTTGCTCGGTGGCCTGCCCGTCGAGTGCCATGAACCTCAAAGGCTTCACCAATGAACAAATACTGGCGGAGGTGGATGCGGTATGTCTGTAG
- a CDS encoding Fur family transcriptional regulator has product MTKQKKVILDILRNTDTHPTADWIYAQARKILPDISLGTVYRNLGVLKEAGEIMELSYGSTYSRYDGNPENHYHFVCLECGRITDLDMPVHHELEKEAEASGCGKIIYHRLEFYGICPECQQQRQG; this is encoded by the coding sequence ATGACCAAACAGAAAAAAGTAATCCTGGACATCCTGCGTAATACCGATACTCACCCTACAGCCGACTGGATTTATGCCCAGGCGCGCAAAATTTTGCCCGATATCAGCCTGGGAACTGTTTACCGTAACCTTGGAGTCTTAAAAGAAGCCGGCGAGATTATGGAATTAAGTTACGGCAGCACCTACAGCCGCTATGACGGTAATCCCGAAAATCATTACCACTTTGTCTGTCTGGAGTGTGGCCGCATTACGGACCTCGATATGCCGGTGCACCACGAACTGGAAAAAGAAGCTGAAGCCAGTGGTTGCGGTAAAATTATCTATCACCGCCTGGAGTTTTACGGTATCTGCCCGGAATGCCAGCAGCAAAGGCAAGGCTAA
- a CDS encoding FAD/NAD(P)-binding protein: MAETARVNPLVPRTGRIIKIVDETPDVKTFHITTDSGKPFTPLPGQLAMLSLLDVGEAMFSITSQGPEHLELAIKRVGMLTDALHEAEEGQTVGIRGPYGNGFPVEELKGKDLLFIGGGIGLAPVRSLINYCIEHRQDYGHLWIIYGARSPADLCFKDDLFNNWPRVENCRVDVTVDKGDAGWQGHEGFVPAFVEELHPDPAGRVAITCGPPIMIKFVLQSMEKLGYKDDQIITTLEMRMKCGIGKCGRCNLGSCYVCLDGPVFTLAQLKQLPNEY, from the coding sequence ATGGCTGAAACAGCGCGGGTCAACCCCCTGGTACCCAGGACGGGGCGCATTATCAAGATCGTGGACGAGACGCCCGATGTAAAGACTTTCCACATCACCACCGACAGCGGCAAGCCCTTTACGCCCCTGCCGGGGCAGCTGGCCATGCTCTCCCTGCTGGATGTAGGGGAAGCCATGTTCTCCATCACCTCCCAGGGACCGGAGCACCTGGAGCTGGCCATTAAAAGGGTCGGCATGCTAACCGATGCCCTCCATGAAGCTGAAGAAGGACAGACGGTAGGTATCCGGGGGCCCTACGGCAACGGCTTTCCCGTGGAGGAGCTTAAAGGCAAGGACCTGCTTTTCATCGGCGGCGGTATCGGCCTGGCACCGGTACGTTCCCTGATTAATTACTGCATTGAGCACCGGCAGGATTACGGCCACCTGTGGATCATCTACGGTGCCCGCTCGCCGGCTGATCTCTGCTTTAAGGACGACCTTTTCAATAACTGGCCGAGAGTGGAAAACTGCCGGGTCGACGTGACGGTGGATAAAGGCGATGCCGGCTGGCAAGGCCATGAGGGTTTTGTGCCGGCCTTCGTGGAAGAGCTGCATCCGGATCCGGCGGGGAGAGTAGCTATTACCTGCGGGCCGCCCATTATGATCAAGTTTGTCCTCCAGTCCATGGAGAAGCTGGGGTATAAAGACGACCAGATTATCACCACCCTGGAGATGCGCATGAAGTGCGGCATCGGCAAGTGCGGCCGCTGTAATCTGGGCAGCTGCTACGTCTGCCTGGACGGCCCCGTCTTCACCCTGGCCCAGCTGAAGCAGCTGCCGAACGAGTATTAA
- a CDS encoding YlbF family regulator, with protein sequence MEVYDRAHELARALSRSNEYSDYRLARAKLESNPANLNMLRDFRRRQLELEMAVLSGKEPDPALKQAVEESYRIISLNPSITAYLAAEERVARLLADIQKILLDAIPEWGKDMGGEFDKK encoded by the coding sequence ATGGAAGTTTATGATCGTGCCCATGAACTGGCACGTGCTTTGAGCAGGAGTAACGAATATAGCGATTATCGCCTGGCCCGGGCCAAACTGGAAAGCAATCCCGCCAACCTTAACATGCTGCGGGATTTCCGCCGGCGCCAGTTGGAGCTGGAAATGGCCGTTTTAAGCGGGAAGGAACCGGATCCAGCTTTAAAGCAGGCTGTGGAGGAAAGTTACCGCATTATCAGCCTCAATCCTTCTATAACAGCCTATCTTGCCGCCGAAGAAAGGGTAGCCCGGCTGCTGGCCGATATCCAGAAAATACTACTTGATGCCATACCTGAATGGGGAAAAGATATGGGTGGTGAGTTTGACAAAAAGTAA
- a CDS encoding sodium:calcium antiporter, protein MLDVVLLLVSLGVILVGAEGFTNGVEWLGKKLKLTEGAVGSILAAVGTALPETMIPIVAILFGGGGHAGEEIGIGAILGAPFMLSTLAFFITGVAVIAYRSRRPNFPRMNLDTRTMGRDLSFFLLVYTVAVLASFLGAHIWKQIIAIGLVIAYAIYAYLTVTNGHTLEEGEELNPLYLARKAAEPATVVILSQVILSLGLIVGGARLFVNGVEDLARIMGIPPFVLALIIAPIATELPEKFNSIIWVGRGKDTLALGNITGAMVFQSSVIPAVGITMTSWELTQGALISAVLAIASAGLVFLQISRKKYLTPYTLVGGGAFYSIFVLLVISGFIR, encoded by the coding sequence ATGCTGGATGTAGTCTTGCTTTTAGTCAGCCTGGGAGTTATCCTTGTGGGGGCAGAAGGGTTTACCAACGGTGTCGAATGGCTGGGTAAGAAGCTAAAACTAACAGAAGGCGCCGTGGGGAGCATCCTGGCAGCCGTAGGTACCGCCCTGCCGGAAACGATGATCCCGATTGTTGCCATTCTCTTCGGCGGTGGCGGCCATGCCGGGGAAGAGATAGGTATTGGTGCCATCCTGGGGGCGCCCTTTATGCTCAGTACCCTGGCCTTCTTCATTACAGGTGTTGCTGTGATTGCTTATCGCAGTCGCCGGCCCAATTTCCCCAGGATGAACCTGGATACCAGGACCATGGGGCGGGATTTAAGTTTCTTTCTCCTCGTTTATACCGTGGCCGTCCTGGCCTCATTCCTGGGGGCCCACATCTGGAAGCAAATAATTGCTATTGGGCTGGTGATAGCCTATGCTATTTATGCTTACCTGACGGTCACCAACGGTCATACCCTGGAAGAAGGGGAGGAGCTGAACCCCCTTTACCTGGCTCGGAAAGCAGCTGAGCCGGCTACGGTGGTTATTTTAAGCCAGGTGATCCTGTCCCTGGGGTTGATTGTCGGGGGTGCCCGTCTCTTCGTCAACGGGGTAGAAGACCTGGCGCGGATTATGGGCATCCCGCCCTTTGTCCTGGCCCTCATTATTGCCCCCATAGCCACGGAATTGCCGGAGAAATTTAACAGCATCATCTGGGTGGGCCGCGGCAAGGATACCCTGGCCCTGGGCAATATTACCGGTGCTATGGTCTTCCAGAGTTCGGTGATCCCGGCGGTGGGTATCACCATGACCAGCTGGGAGTTAACCCAGGGAGCGTTGATCAGTGCCGTACTGGCTATTGCCTCGGCCGGCCTGGTGTTCCTCCAGATCAGCCGCAAGAAATACCTGACGCCCTACACCCTGGTGGGTGGCGGCGCTTTCTACAGCATCTTTGTCCTCCTAGTTATTAGTGGCTTTATCCGCTGA
- a CDS encoding 4Fe-4S dicluster domain-containing protein, whose translation MSSMQEQMRARARDLLTRGEVKMVIGWEKGTFWYLSPPVFITDPGDCDRLVWDEFCTNNLAKYLLDYKLSEEKIALFVKGCDARGIVRLLQDNQIDREKVYLIGIKCPGVKDGRQAAALGEERRSEVPLAEKCRYCTHPEPVIYDELLQEDGGTAIREAADAQEGRFAGVARVEAMSPDERYAFWTGAYDRCLRCYACRNICPACNCRECIFDRSQSGWCGKQMSRSENMFFAITRAMHVAGRCIECGECERVCPEGIPIMTLNKKIIKDLNELFGEYEAGVNLEARPPLGQYKLDDPEEFH comes from the coding sequence ATGAGCAGCATGCAAGAACAAATGCGTGCCCGGGCCCGGGACTTACTGACCAGGGGCGAGGTTAAAATGGTAATCGGCTGGGAAAAGGGTACCTTCTGGTACCTGTCGCCCCCAGTCTTTATCACCGACCCGGGGGATTGCGACCGCCTGGTCTGGGATGAGTTTTGCACCAATAACCTGGCCAAGTACCTCCTGGACTACAAGCTCTCGGAGGAGAAAATCGCCCTCTTTGTTAAGGGCTGCGACGCCCGGGGCATTGTGCGCCTCCTCCAGGACAACCAGATTGACCGGGAAAAGGTCTACCTAATTGGTATTAAATGCCCCGGTGTGAAGGATGGCCGCCAGGCGGCCGCCCTGGGGGAAGAAAGACGTAGCGAGGTACCCCTGGCCGAGAAGTGCCGCTACTGCACCCATCCCGAACCGGTAATTTATGATGAGCTCCTCCAGGAGGATGGCGGGACCGCTATCAGGGAGGCAGCGGATGCCCAGGAGGGCCGGTTTGCTGGAGTCGCCAGGGTGGAAGCCATGTCCCCCGACGAGCGCTACGCCTTCTGGACAGGTGCATACGACCGCTGCCTGCGCTGCTACGCCTGCCGCAACATATGCCCGGCCTGCAACTGCCGCGAGTGCATCTTTGACCGCAGCCAGTCCGGTTGGTGCGGCAAGCAGATGAGCCGCAGCGAAAATATGTTTTTTGCCATTACCCGGGCCATGCACGTAGCCGGCCGCTGCATCGAATGCGGCGAGTGCGAGCGGGTCTGCCCGGAAGGGATTCCCATTATGACCCTCAACAAGAAGATTATCAAAGACCTGAACGAGCTCTTTGGCGAATATGAAGCCGGGGTAAATTTGGAGGCCCGGCCGCCCCTGGGCCAGTATAAACTTGATGATCCCGAAGAATTTCACTAG